Proteins encoded within one genomic window of Methanobacteriales archaeon HGW-Methanobacteriales-1:
- a CDS encoding oxidoreductase yields MYKPAVISILLLIGLISFFTLNAFLNPEVSTLDSVQVKDYKGQKLSAINDFRENSIKGPQKVNIDNYTLQITGRVQNPKNYTYKEVISHKNYQKVVTLNCVEGWSVTILWRGILVSELINETKPTPDGKTVIFYAADGYSTSFPLDYLNNNHILMAYKMNNVTIPPERGFPFQLVAESKWGYKWVKWITKIEISNNTNYTGYWESRGYSNTGNLNESFSA; encoded by the coding sequence ATGTATAAACCAGCTGTAATCTCTATTTTATTATTAATTGGATTAATATCATTCTTCACCTTAAATGCTTTTTTAAATCCAGAAGTCAGCACCCTGGATTCAGTCCAGGTCAAAGACTATAAGGGCCAAAAGCTCTCTGCTATCAATGATTTTCGTGAAAATTCTATTAAAGGCCCTCAAAAGGTGAATATTGATAATTATACTCTGCAAATAACTGGAAGAGTTCAAAACCCGAAAAATTATACTTACAAAGAAGTTATTAGCCATAAAAACTATCAAAAAGTAGTTACACTTAACTGTGTGGAGGGCTGGTCCGTTACCATATTATGGAGAGGTATTCTGGTTAGCGAACTCATAAATGAAACCAAACCAACACCTGATGGTAAAACAGTTATATTTTATGCAGCAGATGGTTATTCCACTTCTTTTCCCCTGGATTATCTGAATAACAACCATATTTTAATGGCTTATAAAATGAATAATGTGACCATCCCCCCTGAGCGAGGATTCCCCTTCCAATTAGTGGCCGAGAGTAAATGGGGTTATAAGTGGGTTAAGTGGATCACTAAAATAGAAATTTCCAATAACACTAACTACACTGGATACTGGGAAAGTAGAGGTTATTCTAATACTGGTAATTTAAATGAAAGTTTTTCTGCTTAA